Genomic window (Streptomyces sp. TG1A-60):
GACAGGCCCACGCCCGTCGCTCCGGCCGCGCTCAGGCTGAGGAATGTCCGTCGTCGCATCACATGACTCCTGGTGTGAGATGAGCGGGTGGTTGGTCGGCTGATGTGGGGGCCGGCGTCCAGGTCTTCGGCGCCCTGGACTGACGGAAGCCGTGTCGGCTCCACATGCGGCGCATCGGAACGGTGAGGACTCCCTTGCCTTTGACGCAGGTGTTCGGTGGGAGACGATGTGGGTGTTGTCCTCACCCTGTTCACCTTCACGTTTCGCCTTGGCCCCCTGCACATGGGGACCGCGAGGCCGACCGGGGGTTGTCCCGGCCGGCCTGGCGGTGTTGTTCCTTCCCCGCGTGCCGACGGGGTGCCGTCAGCGCACGTAGATGTCGGGCTGCGGCGGGCGGGTCATGCCGGCGCCGAGGAAGTAGCCGGGGTGGGGCGGCTGGTTGTAGGCGGTGTTCTGCCAGGCCAGGGCGGTGCGGTACTGGGCGTCGTGGGCCAGGGTGTGCAGTTTGGTGGTCGTGGGGGTGGACGTGGCGTAGATGCGCAGGGCGTTGTTGCCGGAGTGGCGCCAGATGACTTCCTCGCGCCAGTCGCCGAAGAGGTCGCCCGAGAGCACCGGGGTGGACTTGGTGCCGTTGCTGGAGGCCACGCCGCTGCCGGTGAGCAGCCGGGTGTCGCCGCCGGTGCCGTACTTGTCGATCTGGGTGCCGTTCAGCAGTTCGCGCACCGGGTCGGCGTCCCACCAGGCGAGGAAGTTCGCCGAGGACGGGTTGCGGCCGACGTTGCCGCCGGAGGAGTTGCGCAGGTTGCTCATGTTCGGTCCGGAGCCCCAGAACTCGGCGCCCGCGTTGCCGGCGTGGATGTCACCGGCGACGCCGCGGCCCGGTCCCTCGGAGCCACTGGTGGGGGTGCGGTGGATGACCTGTCCGGTTCGGGCGTCGTGCAGGTCGGAGCCGGGCTGGTTGCTCGCCTCGTGGATGGAGAAGACCTCCAGGCCGGCGCGGCCCGGCACGAAGTCGCCGACGTGCAGGGCGTCGCCGTGGCCGAAGCCAGTGGCATACATCAGGCGGCCGTTGTCGTCGATGGTCGCGGAGCCGTAGACGATTTCCTGGCGGCCGTCGGCGTCGACGTCGGCGACGGACAGCTGGTGGTTGCCCTGGCCGTACGCGGCGCCGTTGCCCGAGGCGTTGGAGTCGAACGTCCAGCGCTTGACGAGCTGCCCGTTGCGGAAGTCCCAGGCGGCGATGACCGCGCGGGTGTAGTAGCCGCGGGCCATGATCAGGGACGGGCGCCGGCCGTCGAGGTACGCGGTGCCGGCCAGGAAGCGGTCCGCGCGGTTGCCGTAGTTGTCGCCCCAGGAGGAGACGTTGCCGCGCGGCGGGTCGTAGGTGACGGTGGACATCGCGGCGCCGGTCAGACCGTTGAACATGGTCAGGTACTCGGGCCCGGCCAGGATGTAGCCGCTGGAGTTGCGGTGGTCGGCGCCTGCGTTGCCGATGACCGTGCCCTGGCCGTCGCGCGTGGCGTCCGCCGTCTTCAGGGCAACCTCGGCCCGGCCGTCGCCGTCGTAGTCGTACACCTGGAACTGGGTGTAGTGCGCCCCGGCCCGGATGTTGCGGCCGAGATCGATGCGCCACAGCCGCTGGCCGCCCAGCCGGTAGGCGTCGATGTAGACGTTGCCGGTCACGCCGGACTGCGAGTTGTCCTTCGCGTTGCTCGGGTCCCACTTGACGATCAGCTCGTACTGCCCGTCGCCGTCCACGTCACCCGGGCTCGCCTCCACCGGTGTGTAACCCGAACCGGGCGAGGACAGCGGCACGTCGAGGTGGTTGCCGCCGGTGAAACGCAGCGAGGACTCCGAAGCCGGCTGCTCCGTGCCGTTCACCACCGCGCGCACGGTGTACGAGGCATCCGAAGGGGCGCCGCCGTCCAGGTAGTTGGTGGAGTCGGTGACCGGCGAGCCGTTCACCTTCGTGCCGTTGCGGTACACGTTGAACGCCGTGTCGTAGCTCTCGGTGCCCAACAGCCGCCAGGACACCAGATTGTTCGAGCCCGAACGCACCGAGACCAGGCCCCGGTTCAGGTCCTCCATCTGCAGGGCCTCACCGGCCGGCGGATCGGGATCCGGGGCGGTGCCGCCGACCTTGACCAGCCGCCACTGCTGGTTGAAGCCGTCGACGTCGTCGTACTGCGAGATCCGGGCACCGTCGTCCGCCGACTGCTCCCAGACGTCCAGAGCCTTGCCGCTGTTGCGGTTGATCAGCTGCACATACTGGCTGTCGATGTCGACCACGCCGAACTGCTGGTTGACGGCGTTGTTGTCCGTCCACTGCAGCACGTTCGCGCCGTTGGCCGTGGACCGCCCCTCGACGTCGAGCACCTTCCCGCTGTGCCGGGCCTTGATCCGGTAGTACCCGCTGCCCGAATCGACGAACTGGAACTGCTGGCTGGCGGCGGTTCCAGGGGTCCGCTGGACGACCCCGGCGCCGTCGGCGGTGGAGCCTTCCGAGATGTCGACGGCCTTGCCGCTGTGGCGTGAGACCAGTTGGTAGTAGGCGGACGTGTCGATCACGGCCGCGCTCGCGCTGGACGCGGGCAGGGCGACCGGTGAGACGGCGGCCAGCAACACCGCCAGCAAAAACGTGACCGGCCCGCGGGTTCTTCGCAGACTGTGGACGGACATGTGCGGCTCCTTGAGGTGGGGGGCAAGAGCTTGCGTGGTCCGCGACACCGTGGATGAAACGATTCACCCACGTCGTTCTTGAGGCAGGGGTCTCGCTTCGGCGAGTGGGAGCGCTCCCACCGAGGCTAGAAGGGGCCTCCCGGAGCGGCAAGACCTATGCACGGACTGAATGTGACAATCTGTTTGATCAAGTGGGTTCCCCGACGCAGGGTCACGGTTGCCCGTCCCCGCATGCGACCGATTCACGCCAGCGCGTCGACTGATCCCAACCTGGGAGCAGAGGGCGGTCGTTGCCTGATCAGCGCTGGTTCCCGCCCTGCGGCGAGACCCGGGTACCTGGCGGGCTGATGCCTTGCCGTATGCCGGGCGCCTTAGTACCGTCCTCAATTGTCAACAGAACCGGAAGAACCTCAACGACCTCTCCGGCGTCGCGACGACGAGCCGCACGCGTCGCGACAGAACCCGTCACGCCCGAACCGGACGACGTGCCGGTCTCGTAACCCGCCGAATCCACCCCCGTGACGGCGTGCTTCCGGAGTCCCGCACAGGGGTCGCATTTGTTGGGCAGTCAACCCAAACGGCACCATCACCAGCACCCGGTCCGGCCTGTGCCTGGACGCGTATGACGCCGGAACCGCGAACGGCACCCAACTGGTCCTGTGGACCTGCAACGGCGGGTCCGACCAGCGGTGGACTCACGGCTGAAACGGGCGGGCCCGAGGCCCGAAGTCGGCTCAAGCAGGAGCGCCGGGCGGCGCACCCGGCACCCCGGCCGGCGCCTGGGTCTGCTCCGGGCCCGATGCGGGGCACACCGGACCGGGCCCGTTGGAGCTGCTCCTGTCCGGGGGCAGAGATGAGGAGTAGGCAGTGATGCGAAAACACCCTGTTCGCACGGCACTCAGCATCACGACCGCGGTCGTTTTGGCTTGCGGCGCAGCCGCATTCGGGCCGGTTGCCCCGGCCTCCGCACACTTCGGCGAGGCCGAGATCTCGCCGATCGAGAGCGACATCAGCGCGAAATCCTGGGCGAGCGTCGCCGTCAGCAGCGGGGCGTCCACCGCTGACCTGGCGATCGACCAGGACGACCAGACCGCGTGGATGGCGGATGGCACGTCCGCGAACCAGTGGCTGACTCTCGATCTGGGCGGCGCCTACGACAACGTCAGGAAGGTCGGGGTCGTCTTCCCGGGCACCGGGGCCGCCTACCGGTACGTGGTCGAGGCGTCCGCGGACGGCGACAGTTGGAACGTCATCGCCGACCACTCGGCCAACCACCGGCCCGCTCGCGGATCGGTGGACCTCTTCACCCGGCCGGGGACGAGATTCGTGCGGGTGACGTTCACGGGAGCCTCGCCCGGCGCGACCATGGGAATCAGTGAGCTCAGCGTCCACAACTATCTGCGCGACGACCTGATCCTCGGCGCCGATGCCTCCTGGGTGGACAACGACGTCGCCGAAGGACGCAAGTACTGGGTGAGTCCGACCGAGGAGGACCAAGGCGCGGGTCCCCACCTGCTCGACGTGCTCCAGGACCGTGGCGTCGAGTACGTCCGGCTGCGGGTCTTCAACGAGCCTCGCAGCGAGTCCTCAGGCGACGTACCGGCCGTCCCGTACCAAGGCCCCAAGCGGTCACTCGAGGTCTCCAAGTGGATCAAGTCCGAACGGGACATGGGCCTGGGGATCGACTTCCACTACGCGGACTCGTGGGCCGACCCGTCCAAGCAGCCGAAGCCGCGGGCATGGGCCCAACTGGAGTTCGACGACCTGACCCAGGCGGTGTACGAGTACACCTACGACTACGTCGGGCAGCTGATCGAGCAGGGCACGACGCCGGACAAGGTCGCGATCGGCAACGAGATCGTCAACGGCTTCATGTACGGCAGTGAGGCGGCGTTGATCGGCACCACCGATCCGGCGTACTTCCGGAACCAGCCGGAGATCTACCAGGCGCAGCCCGGCGGTGGCCTGCTCTGGAACTACTGGGGCTCCGACGACCCGGAGGAGCAGCGGCTCTACGAGGAGGCGTGGGACCGGTTCACGACGCTGTCCGCGGCAGGGATCCGCGCGGTCCGCGACGCGTCGGCCCACCAGGGCGAGGACATCGACGTCGAGACGCACATCATCATCGGCAATGGTCGGGGCGCCAAGACGCTCGAGTTCTGGGATCAGTACCTGACCCGGGTGAACGCCAAAGGCGCCGACCCGGACGTTCTCGCCCATTCGTACTACCCGCAGTACCACGGGTCGCCGGACCACTACGAGCTCAACATCAACGCGGTGGCGGCGGCGCACCCGGGGTACAAGATCGATATCGCCGAGACCTCGTACCCGGCGTCGGGTGGCGGCGGGGCCCCGATGCCCAACTCGACATATCCGCGGACCGTTCAGGGTCAGGCGGACGCCCTCCAGCGCGTGTTCCAGATCGCCAACGACATCCCGGACAACCAGGGCTTGGGCGTGCTGGCGTGGGAGCCGGCGAGATGGCAGTCCTTGTTCACCGCCGTACCGGGCATGACGGGCACCTGGGAGCCGAACGCGTCGATCGACATCTTCACCAAGAGTCGCGCGTCCCACGTAGTGGAGGACACCGTGTACGCGTCCGCACTGGTCAGCGACGAGGTGGTGCTACCGGATTCGGCGCGGGTGCTGACCATGGCCGATGGTTCGACCGCACCGGTCCCGGTGGAATGGGACCCGGTACCGGACGGCGCCACCGACACGGCCGGCCGGCTCACGGTCCACGGCTCGACCGAGTACGGTCCGGTGACGGCGATGCTCGACGTGGTCGAAGCGTATGCCGGCCTCGACTGCGACCGGGTGATCACCGGTCGGCATGCCGGGCCGTTGACGGTGACCGAGGGCGTGACCTGCCTGGACGGAGCGACGGTGTCGGGCCCGGTGTCGGTGCGTGCCGGTGCCTCGCTCCAGGTGGACGGTGCGGTGATCGCCGGCCCGGTGCGGGCCGACGGCGCGGCGGGGGTGGTGATCTGCGACAGCCGGATCTCCGGCCCGGTGACGTTGTCCGGGACCTCGTCGGTGACGATCGGCAACCCGGTGCTGGGATGTGCTCCGAATACGATCACCGGCCCGGTGACGGTGACGCGGACGCATGGGTGGAACGTGATCGCCGGGAACACGATCAACGGCCCGCTGATGTGCGGGGAAACGCTCAGCCACCGGTGAACAACGGATCGACCAACACGGTGAGTGGTCCGAAGTCGGCGCAATGCCGCGACCTGTAGCGATCCGGCGTCCGGCTGTTTCGAGGCACCGCCGGGCCGGGAGGCCCGGCAGGCAGCGCGCTCACGGGGCCCGACACCGCCTGAAGGTGGGGGAGGACTTGGGACGGTGCCCAGGCTGAGGCGGGGAAGTCTCATCACGGCCGGAAGAGGGTCGAGTTGCCCCTTCATCGCGGGACCGCCGAAGTTGGTGTAGTGGCGGCCCGGATCGCTGCCCAGACGTGCGCCGGTAAGACGGTCGGCCGTGTCCGCGTCGCCGATAACCCGCCTACCGCGGAGCAGCTGTGCGGAGCCGGTGGAATGCCGGAGCCTTGGGTAGTCGGTTGATCATGTGTCCCGAGGACCGGGTCGTGAGCGCCGCCCGACCGAGGCATACGGGCCGGACCGCGTGATGGGGGCTCCGGCTCCCCTTGGAACGTGCGCGGGGTCCTGGGCAAGCACACGCCCACCCAGCGGGGCCCGGCCCCTGTCAGAGTGCCGGCCCCCGCGCCTCCCCTGACGTCCGCGTGAGCGAATCGGCGCGACCTCGGTGACCGATGTGGGGTCCGGTGGCTTACGGGTACTCGGGAGGCTGAGCGGCGGTGGAAGAACCGTCCATTCCATGAAGGGAAGGTTCCATGACTCAGCGTGTCAGCGACGTCATGACGAGTGCCCCGGTGACCGTCGAACCGCAGACCTCGGTGACGGCCGTGGCCCGGATGATGCGGGACGAGGGCATCGGCGCTGTTCTGGTCACCGAGGGCGAGCGGCTGCGCGGCCTCGTCAGTGACCGCGACCTGGTGGTTCGCGCGGTGGCCGAGGGCGGCGACCCGAACCGTACGACCGTGGCGAACGCGTGCAGCGACGATCTGGTCACGGTGACGCCGGAGGACGACGTGGGCCGCGCTGTGGAAGTGATGCGTGAGCATGCCGTGCGCCGTGTGCCGGTCGTCGACGAAGGGCAGCACGCGGTGGGCATCGTCTCCATCGGTGACCTGGCCATCGAGCGCGACCCCGAGTCGGCTCTCGGCGACATCAGCGCGGCGAGGCCCAACACGTAGCGCGGCCTCGTCCTTTTGTGACCGTGGCGAGAGAGCCGGGGGCCGACTGGTTTCGGACCGCTCTCGGCCACCACGACGCCGTCGGGCGGGGGGCCGCGTGCCCACCCGCCCCGCGGCACGTCTGAAACACCTGTCGACCCCAAGGACGACCAGGACGACCAGGACGACCAGCCAACCATAGGCGGCTGGGTAAGAGAGGAACGTGCGCCATGACCACTCCTGACCCCGAGCCGACTCCTCCTGACCCCGAGCCGAGGGGAACGCCGGGACTCGAACCAGGCGGCGGTGGGGTGTCACCGGGTGAGACTCCACCCGCCGAAGGGGGCACTCACGGAATCTCCCATCCGGAGCCGCCCGAACTGCGCAAGGGATGGGGACCGCTGCCGCTCGCTCTGATCATCGTGGTGGTGGCCCTGGTAGCGGTCGGGCTGATCGGCATGGCGGTGGCCCTGAACATGTGACGCATGCCGGCTTCGGCCAGCCGGACAGCCGTGGCGCGGCCGATCCCGGAGCCTGAGCCGGTGATCAGGCCCACGGGGAACGGCATGGGGGCCTCGGGCGGCGTGCGTCGGTTCCCTCGCGCCTCCAAGGAGGTGGGGCGAGTCGACCGGGTGTGCAGTCACCGAGGGACGCCGACCGTGCGGCGGGTCGTCCGGCGCCCCGGGCCCTGCCACGGTGGCCCGGGGCGCCCGCTCCGAAGCCGTACAGCGCCTCGGTCTCAGGCCGAACCGGGGTCTTCGGGCCGGACACGTCCTCGCCAGGCGCCCGTCTCTCCGCCGCGCTGCTCCATGTAGTCCTTGAAGCGGTGCAGGTCTCCCTTGACGCGGCGGTCGATCATGCCGAGCATGTCCGCCCCCTTCTCCGCCATGCCGGAGGGCTCGACCTCCATCGTGAGCTCCACCCGGGTGTGGGTGTCGTCCAGCCGTTCGAACCTCACCGATCCCCGCTGCCGGGGCTCGCCGCCGATGACCCGCCAGGTGATCCGGTCGTCCGGCAGCTGGTCGACGATCTCGGTGTCGAACTCGCGCCGCACTCCGCCGATCTTGGTGGTCCAGTGGTTGTGCCGGTCGTCGAGCTGCCGAACCTCCTCGACGCCCTCCATGAAGTTCGGGAAGTCCTCGAACTGGGTCCACTGGTTGTAGGCGGTGTGCACGGGCACCTCGACGTCCACCGCTTCCTTCACCGTACTCATCGGTTCCTCCTCGCTGACGGTCGTTGCGCACGACGCCGGGTACCCGGATACGGAGGCGTGAAAAACCTGCGTGCCGGGGTGCGTCCCGCGTGCGGGGCGGACGGCCGCAGCTTGTCGCCGGACCCGTCGACGTGGGCTTCAGGTGTGAACCGTGTGGGTGAGACACCCGCACGACCGGTGAGCGGGCCCGTGTGAGGGGTACCGCCGTGAGCATGCCCCTGTCGATGGAACTGCTGCCCGAGTCCACCCTGCGTGATGTGATCGGCCTGCTCGTCAGAGTCATCGAATCCGCCGGCGCATTGATCATCTTCATCGGGGCCGTCTGGGCATTCGTCCAGTTCCTTCTCGCCGGGATGCGAGGCGGCCGACGGGTGTCCGGCTTCAACCGCATCCGTCTCAGCCTCGGACGCTTCCTCGTCCTCGGGCTCGAGTTCCAGCTCGCCGGTGACGTACTGCGCACGGCCGTGGCGCCGAGCTACACGGAGATCGGGCAGCTGGCGGCCATCGCCGCGATCCGTACCGCACTCAACTACTTCCTGGGCCGGGAGATCGCGCAGGAACGCGCCGAACTCGACGGGAAGGAGAAGGAGAAGGCCGCCACCTCATGACCACCTGGCTGCAGACGGCGGCCGTGTTGACAACGGCGGCAGGCCTGATCGGCGCGGGCGCGGCCTACATGTCCACCAGGCAGGTACGCGTATCACTGGGCGTACTGCTCGACTTCCTCACCGCTGCCGGACTGATCAGGCTCGCGGACGAACCGTCGTGGGGCAGCATCGCCGCGGCTACGGCCGTGATCGCCATCCGCAGACTGCTCGCGACACGCCTCGGGCGGCACCCGCTGGACAGACCCCGGCCGAGGTAGCGGGCAAGGCCACGACATGACCACGAGAAAGGCGGCACACCATGCGCGCACTGACCGTGCACCCCGGCCGGCAGAACTCACTCGAACCGCGACAACTGCCCGACCCGTCCCCGGCCGACGGCGAGCTGCTGGTGCGCGGCTTGACGGTGGGTGTCTGCGGAACGGATCGCGAGATCACCGGCGGCACGTACGGGTGGGCGCCGCCCGGCCGCGACCGGCTCGTCCTCGGGCACGAATCACTGGGCCGGGTCGAGCAGGCTCCGCCGGGCAGCGGGTTCTCGGCCGGTGACCTGGTGGCCGGAGTGGTGCGCCGCCCCGACCCCGTGCCGTGCGGTGCCTGCGCCCGGGGAGAGTTCGACATGTGCCGCAACGGCCGCTACACCGAGCGCGGTATCAAGGAGATCGACGGCTACGGCGCCCAGCTGTGGTGCGTGGAGCCCGGCTACGCCGTGAGGTTGCAGCCGCACCTGGAGGATGTCGGCGTGCTCATGGAGCCGGCCTCGGTCGTGGCCAAGGCATGGGAGCAGGTGGAGCGCGTGGGCGGGCGCTCCTGGTTCGAGCCTCGGCGTGTTCTGGTCACCGGTGCCGGGCCGATCGGCCTGCTGGCCGCCCTTCTCGGCACGCAGCAAGGCCTGGAGGTGCACGTTCTTGACCGCGTGAGCAGCGGCCCCAAACCCTCGCTGGTACGGGATCTCGGCGCGACCTACCACACTGATGACGTAGAGCGGGTGATCGACAAAGTGTGCCCGGACGTCATCATCGAAGCCACCGGAGCCAGCGCCCTGGTCTTCGCCTCGCTGACGGGCACCGCGTCGTACGGCGTGGTCTGCCTGACGGGTGTCTCGCCCGCCGGCCGCAGGATCACCGTGGACGCCGGCAGCATCAACCGGGAGATCGTGCTCCAGAACGACGCCGTGGTCGGCTCCGTCAACGCCAACCTCACACACTTCCGGCAAGCCGCCGCCGCTCTGGCGAAGGCGGACAGGAGGTGGCTGGAGCGTCTGATCACCAGGCGCGTCCCGCTCGAACACGCCGCCCGGGCATTCGAGACTCAGCCGGACGACGTCAAGGTGGTCATCGACCTGCAGGACTGATCTTCACCGCGCCGTGCTCCTCCTTGTGGGAAGCGCTCTCGCGCGGGGTACCGGTCGGTTCATGTTCTTCGACTCCTGGAACGACCTCGTCCGCGTACTCGTCATGGCCGTGCTGGCCTACCTGATCCTCATCGCCGCCGTACGCGCGTCGGGCAAGCGGGCACTGTCGAAGATGAACGCCTTCGACCTGGTGGTCACCGTCGCGCTGGGCTCGACCCTGGCCACTGTCCTGCTCAACCGGCAGGTAGCCCTCGGGGAAGGGGCTCTCGCGTTCGGATCGCTGGTGGCCCTGCAGTTCGTCACCGCATGGGCATCGGTCCGCTGTCGTAGCGTGCGACGGCTGGTGAAAGCCGAACCGACTCTGCTGCTGCACGACGGCCGCATGTTCCATGACGTGATGCGCCGCGAGCGGGTCACGCCGGACGAAGTGCGCCAGGCGATCCGCGCCCAAGGGACGGGGGCACTCGAACTGGTACACACAGTCGTGCTGGAGACGGACGGCAGCTTCAGTGTGATCTCCCGCTCGCACTACGGATCAGGAAGCGCCCTGGAAGACATGGCGCACCGGCGTTCCCCGCACGACGACGATGCCGACCAGCCCCGAGACCACCGGGCGTGAGGACGTGGCGGGCAGGACCGTGGGAGGAGGGAGCGAGCGTCCGGCTGTCTGCCTGGAAGTGGCTCGGCAGCGCGCCCGACCGGTGGAACCTGCCCGGCCTTCCGAGAACCCGCTCGGTCGGATGCGGGTGGGCGGAGCTGGACCTACCTGTGATCGGGACGTTCGTAGGCGACCGGCGGGGGCTTGCCGCGACCGCTTCACGGCGAGTATCTCGGCGCCGGCCCGTTCGGCGGCCCCGGCCAGGCCGTGGACGAACTTGTACGAGGTCGACGAGTTCGCGGGCGGGCGCCCTGGAGGGCTACGGCGAGGAGACCATCACCGACGCGGTGGAGCTGCGCGCGGAGCTTCAGCGCGTCAGGGAGCGCGGATACGCCGTCAACCACAACCAGTACCGCCCGGGGATCTGCGCCATCGCGGCACCCGTCCTGGACGGTGAC
Coding sequences:
- a CDS encoding RICIN domain-containing protein; translated protein: MSVHSLRRTRGPVTFLLAVLLAAVSPVALPASSASAAVIDTSAYYQLVSRHSGKAVDISEGSTADGAGVVQRTPGTAASQQFQFVDSGSGYYRIKARHSGKVLDVEGRSTANGANVLQWTDNNAVNQQFGVVDIDSQYVQLINRNSGKALDVWEQSADDGARISQYDDVDGFNQQWRLVKVGGTAPDPDPPAGEALQMEDLNRGLVSVRSGSNNLVSWRLLGTESYDTAFNVYRNGTKVNGSPVTDSTNYLDGGAPSDASYTVRAVVNGTEQPASESSLRFTGGNHLDVPLSSPGSGYTPVEASPGDVDGDGQYELIVKWDPSNAKDNSQSGVTGNVYIDAYRLGGQRLWRIDLGRNIRAGAHYTQFQVYDYDGDGRAEVALKTADATRDGQGTVIGNAGADHRNSSGYILAGPEYLTMFNGLTGAAMSTVTYDPPRGNVSSWGDNYGNRADRFLAGTAYLDGRRPSLIMARGYYTRAVIAAWDFRNGQLVKRWTFDSNASGNGAAYGQGNHQLSVADVDADGRQEIVYGSATIDDNGRLMYATGFGHGDALHVGDFVPGRAGLEVFSIHEASNQPGSDLHDARTGQVIHRTPTSGSEGPGRGVAGDIHAGNAGAEFWGSGPNMSNLRNSSGGNVGRNPSSANFLAWWDADPVRELLNGTQIDKYGTGGDTRLLTGSGVASSNGTKSTPVLSGDLFGDWREEVIWRHSGNNALRIYATSTPTTTKLHTLAHDAQYRTALAWQNTAYNQPPHPGYFLGAGMTRPPQPDIYVR
- a CDS encoding glycosyl hydrolase 53 family protein; the encoded protein is MRKHPVRTALSITTAVVLACGAAAFGPVAPASAHFGEAEISPIESDISAKSWASVAVSSGASTADLAIDQDDQTAWMADGTSANQWLTLDLGGAYDNVRKVGVVFPGTGAAYRYVVEASADGDSWNVIADHSANHRPARGSVDLFTRPGTRFVRVTFTGASPGATMGISELSVHNYLRDDLILGADASWVDNDVAEGRKYWVSPTEEDQGAGPHLLDVLQDRGVEYVRLRVFNEPRSESSGDVPAVPYQGPKRSLEVSKWIKSERDMGLGIDFHYADSWADPSKQPKPRAWAQLEFDDLTQAVYEYTYDYVGQLIEQGTTPDKVAIGNEIVNGFMYGSEAALIGTTDPAYFRNQPEIYQAQPGGGLLWNYWGSDDPEEQRLYEEAWDRFTTLSAAGIRAVRDASAHQGEDIDVETHIIIGNGRGAKTLEFWDQYLTRVNAKGADPDVLAHSYYPQYHGSPDHYELNINAVAAAHPGYKIDIAETSYPASGGGGAPMPNSTYPRTVQGQADALQRVFQIANDIPDNQGLGVLAWEPARWQSLFTAVPGMTGTWEPNASIDIFTKSRASHVVEDTVYASALVSDEVVLPDSARVLTMADGSTAPVPVEWDPVPDGATDTAGRLTVHGSTEYGPVTAMLDVVEAYAGLDCDRVITGRHAGPLTVTEGVTCLDGATVSGPVSVRAGASLQVDGAVIAGPVRADGAAGVVICDSRISGPVTLSGTSSVTIGNPVLGCAPNTITGPVTVTRTHGWNVIAGNTINGPLMCGETLSHR
- a CDS encoding CBS domain-containing protein gives rise to the protein MTQRVSDVMTSAPVTVEPQTSVTAVARMMRDEGIGAVLVTEGERLRGLVSDRDLVVRAVAEGGDPNRTTVANACSDDLVTVTPEDDVGRAVEVMREHAVRRVPVVDEGQHAVGIVSIGDLAIERDPESALGDISAARPNT
- a CDS encoding DUF6480 family protein, with product MTTPDPEPTPPDPEPRGTPGLEPGGGGVSPGETPPAEGGTHGISHPEPPELRKGWGPLPLALIIVVVALVAVGLIGMAVALNM
- a CDS encoding SRPBCC family protein, with translation MSTVKEAVDVEVPVHTAYNQWTQFEDFPNFMEGVEEVRQLDDRHNHWTTKIGGVRREFDTEIVDQLPDDRITWRVIGGEPRQRGSVRFERLDDTHTRVELTMEVEPSGMAEKGADMLGMIDRRVKGDLHRFKDYMEQRGGETGAWRGRVRPEDPGSA
- a CDS encoding DUF1622 domain-containing protein, which gives rise to MPLSMELLPESTLRDVIGLLVRVIESAGALIIFIGAVWAFVQFLLAGMRGGRRVSGFNRIRLSLGRFLVLGLEFQLAGDVLRTAVAPSYTEIGQLAAIAAIRTALNYFLGREIAQERAELDGKEKEKAATS
- a CDS encoding glucose 1-dehydrogenase, with protein sequence MRALTVHPGRQNSLEPRQLPDPSPADGELLVRGLTVGVCGTDREITGGTYGWAPPGRDRLVLGHESLGRVEQAPPGSGFSAGDLVAGVVRRPDPVPCGACARGEFDMCRNGRYTERGIKEIDGYGAQLWCVEPGYAVRLQPHLEDVGVLMEPASVVAKAWEQVERVGGRSWFEPRRVLVTGAGPIGLLAALLGTQQGLEVHVLDRVSSGPKPSLVRDLGATYHTDDVERVIDKVCPDVIIEATGASALVFASLTGTASYGVVCLTGVSPAGRRITVDAGSINREIVLQNDAVVGSVNANLTHFRQAAAALAKADRRWLERLITRRVPLEHAARAFETQPDDVKVVIDLQD
- a CDS encoding YetF domain-containing protein, which codes for MFFDSWNDLVRVLVMAVLAYLILIAAVRASGKRALSKMNAFDLVVTVALGSTLATVLLNRQVALGEGALAFGSLVALQFVTAWASVRCRSVRRLVKAEPTLLLHDGRMFHDVMRRERVTPDEVRQAIRAQGTGALELVHTVVLETDGSFSVISRSHYGSGSALEDMAHRRSPHDDDADQPRDHRA